One Bos indicus x Bos taurus breed Angus x Brahman F1 hybrid chromosome 6, Bos_hybrid_MaternalHap_v2.0, whole genome shotgun sequence genomic window carries:
- the LOC113894321 gene encoding serine protease inhibitor Kazal-type 2-like isoform X2, producing MALVGLRLVLLFLVGDSAASLNAQFSQHLEQKTPNCDQYKLPGCPRDFSPVCGSDMSTYPNECILCMKIRDDGHDIKIIRSGPC from the exons ATGGCGCTCGTGGGGCTGCGCTTGGTGCTGTTATTCTTGGTTGGGGACTCGGCAG CCTCTTTGAATGCTCAATTTAGTCAACATTTAGAACAAAAAACA cCAAACTGCGATCAGTATAAATTACCAGGATGTCCCAGGGACTTTAGCCCTGTGTGTGGAAGTGACATGTCCACTTATCCCAATGAGTGTATTCTGTGCATGAAAATCAG GGATGATGGTCATGATATTAAAATAATCCGAAGTGGACCATGCTGA
- the LOC113894321 gene encoding serine protease inhibitor Kazal-type 2-like isoform X1 — MALVGLRLVLLFLVGDSAASLNAQFSQHLEQKTPNCDQYKLPGCPRDFSPVCGSDMSTYPNECILCMKISTETFLFLSAGSLQKLETLRMMVMILK, encoded by the exons ATGGCGCTCGTGGGGCTGCGCTTGGTGCTGTTATTCTTGGTTGGGGACTCGGCAG CCTCTTTGAATGCTCAATTTAGTCAACATTTAGAACAAAAAACA cCAAACTGCGATCAGTATAAATTACCAGGATGTCCCAGGGACTTTAGCCCTGTGTGTGGAAGTGACATGTCCACTTATCCCAATGAGTGTATTCTGTGCATGAAAATCAG CactgaaacatttctttttctctctgctggATCCCTTCAGAAGTTAGAAACTCTCA GGATGATGGTCATGATATTAAAATAA